The Seriola aureovittata isolate HTS-2021-v1 ecotype China chromosome 2, ASM2101889v1, whole genome shotgun sequence genome has a segment encoding these proteins:
- the LOC130185473 gene encoding serine/arginine-rich splicing factor 6-like isoform X1: protein MPRVYVGKLSYHVREKDIQRFFSGYGKLLEIDLKNGYGFVEFEDMRDADDAVYELNGKELCGERVIIEHARGPRRDGYGYGGRSSGYSSWNRSGRDKYGPPVRTEHRLIVENLSSRCSWQDLKDFMRQAGEVTYADAHKGRANEGVIEFRSRSDMKRALEKLDGTDVNGRKIRLVEDKPRRRRSYSGSRSRSHSRRHSHSRSRRSRSSHSRSRSRSLSQSRSKRRSQSRSGRKSHSRSKRKCSHSKSPEKSRTRTRKSHSPSKSKKSSSRSDTRKSRSKSRSKVKTERRSRSRSKEKSSSKKSRSRSRSHSETRNEKHASKSPIDTDRQLSKSPAKRSVSRSRSRS from the exons ATGCCGCGGGTATATGTCGGCAAGCTAAGCTATCATGTACGGGAGAAAGACATTCAAAGATTCTTTAGTGGTTATGGTAAATTATTAGAGATCGACCTGAAAAATGG GTACGGCTTTGTAGAGTTTGAGGACATGCgagatgctgatgatgctgtgtATGAACTGAACGGAAAAGAGCTGTGTGGGGAGCGAGTCATCATTGAGCATGCGCGTGGACCGAGGAGAGATGGATATGGCTATGGGGGGCGCA GTAGCGGTTACAGCAGCTGGAATCGCTCCGGCAGGGACAAGTACGGGCCACCAGTACGCACTGAGCACCGCCTCATTGTGGAGAACCTGTCCAGCAGGTGCAGCTGGCAGGACCTCAAG GATTTTATGCGGCAAGCAGGTGAAGTAACCTACGCTGATGCTCACAAAGGACGCGCCAATGAGGGCGTCATTGAATTTCGGTCCCGTTCAGACATGAAGCGAGCTTTAGAGAAGCTCGATGGGACTGATGTCAATGGCAGGAAGATTCGTCTGGTGGAAGACAAACCTCGGCGCAGGCGCTCTTATTCTGGCAGCAGATCCAG GTCTCATAGCAGGAGGCACTCTCACAGCCGCAGCCGAAGAAGCAGGAGTTCTCACAGCCGTTCCAGGTCTCGCTCACT TTCACAGTCTCGCAGCAAGCGCAGGTCTCAGTCCAGGTCAGGACGGAAGTCACACTCCAGATCAAAGAGAAAGTGCAGTCACTCTAAATCCCCAGAGAAGTctcgcacacgcacacgcaaaTCACACAGTCCCTCCAAGAGCAAAAAGTCCAGCTCTCGCTCAGACACTCGCAAGTCACGCTCCAAAAGTAGGTCCAAAGTCAAAACGGAGCGCAGATCCCGAAGTCGGTCCAAGGAGAAATCCTCCAGTAAGAAGTCGAGGAGTCGCTCACGTTCCCATTCAGAGactagaaatgaaaaacatgccTCAAAATCTCCTATTGACACGGACCGTCAGCTCTCCAAGTCCCCAGCCAAGCGCTCTGTGTCCCGCTCCAGGTCTCGCTCTTGA
- the LOC130185473 gene encoding serine/arginine-rich splicing factor 6-like isoform X2, with translation MRDADDAVYELNGKELCGERVIIEHARGPRRDGYGYGGRSSGYSSWNRSGRDKYGPPVRTEHRLIVENLSSRCSWQDLKDFMRQAGEVTYADAHKGRANEGVIEFRSRSDMKRALEKLDGTDVNGRKIRLVEDKPRRRRSYSGSRSRSHSRRHSHSRSRRSRSSHSRSRSRSLSQSRSKRRSQSRSGRKSHSRSKRKCSHSKSPEKSRTRTRKSHSPSKSKKSSSRSDTRKSRSKSRSKVKTERRSRSRSKEKSSSKKSRSRSRSHSETRNEKHASKSPIDTDRQLSKSPAKRSVSRSRSRS, from the exons ATGCgagatgctgatgatgctgtgtATGAACTGAACGGAAAAGAGCTGTGTGGGGAGCGAGTCATCATTGAGCATGCGCGTGGACCGAGGAGAGATGGATATGGCTATGGGGGGCGCA GTAGCGGTTACAGCAGCTGGAATCGCTCCGGCAGGGACAAGTACGGGCCACCAGTACGCACTGAGCACCGCCTCATTGTGGAGAACCTGTCCAGCAGGTGCAGCTGGCAGGACCTCAAG GATTTTATGCGGCAAGCAGGTGAAGTAACCTACGCTGATGCTCACAAAGGACGCGCCAATGAGGGCGTCATTGAATTTCGGTCCCGTTCAGACATGAAGCGAGCTTTAGAGAAGCTCGATGGGACTGATGTCAATGGCAGGAAGATTCGTCTGGTGGAAGACAAACCTCGGCGCAGGCGCTCTTATTCTGGCAGCAGATCCAG GTCTCATAGCAGGAGGCACTCTCACAGCCGCAGCCGAAGAAGCAGGAGTTCTCACAGCCGTTCCAGGTCTCGCTCACT TTCACAGTCTCGCAGCAAGCGCAGGTCTCAGTCCAGGTCAGGACGGAAGTCACACTCCAGATCAAAGAGAAAGTGCAGTCACTCTAAATCCCCAGAGAAGTctcgcacacgcacacgcaaaTCACACAGTCCCTCCAAGAGCAAAAAGTCCAGCTCTCGCTCAGACACTCGCAAGTCACGCTCCAAAAGTAGGTCCAAAGTCAAAACGGAGCGCAGATCCCGAAGTCGGTCCAAGGAGAAATCCTCCAGTAAGAAGTCGAGGAGTCGCTCACGTTCCCATTCAGAGactagaaatgaaaaacatgccTCAAAATCTCCTATTGACACGGACCGTCAGCTCTCCAAGTCCCCAGCCAAGCGCTCTGTGTCCCGCTCCAGGTCTCGCTCTTGA
- the acot8 gene encoding acyl-coenzyme A thioesterase 8: MAERKANTGCSSEGQTNNCDYTGGTESPKSPEDESSERPEAQYSQDLKSVLVTSVLNLEKLDVDLYRGTHHWVPRTQRLFGGQIVGQALVSAAESVSDNLFAHSLHCYFVRAGDPKVPVLYQVDRIRDGRSFTVRSVRAIQHGHPILICQASFHMQQPSPLQHQFTMPEVPQPEDLLTVEELIHLYLSKPDLAEKSKQGLNKLLANEVPIEIKPVHPPHFYRLAGAEPRKLFWVRARGYIGEGNMKLHCCVAAYVSDFAFLGTALLPYPNYKAKFSASLDHAMWFHSTFRSDEWMLYECESPWAGGSRGLVQGRLWRRDGVLAASCSQEGVLRVTPVTEPSKL, encoded by the exons ATGGCGGAAAGAAAAGCGAATACGGGTTGTAGCTCTGAGGGGCAAACGAATAATTGTGATTATACAGGAGGTACAGAGTCACCGAAATCACCTGAAGATGAAAGTTCGGAGAGGCCGGAAGCTCAGTATAGCCAGGACCTCAAAAGTGTCCTGGTCACCAGCGTTTTAAACTTAGAGAAGCTCGACGTAGACCTGTACAG AGGGACGCATCACTGGGTGCCTCGCACTCAACGCTTGTTTGGGGGCCAGATAGTCGGTCAGGCCCTTGTGTCCGCTGCCGAATCTGTGAGCGACAACCTTTTCGCCCATTCTCTCCATTGCTACTTTGTACGTGCAG GGGATCCTAAGGTTCCAGTGCTGTACCAAGTGGACCGCATAAGAGATGGTCGCAGTTTCACAGTGCGCTCTGTGAGGGCCATCCAGCATGGACACCCTATACTCATCTGCCAAGCGTCCTTCCACATGCAGCAACCGAGCCCCCTGCAGCACCAGTTCACCATGCCGGAGGTCCCTCAGCCTGAAGACCTCCTCACTGTGGAGGAGCTTATTCATCTTTATCTCAG TAAACCGGACCTGGCAGAGAAATCGAAACAAGGCCTTAATAAACTGCTGGCTAATGAGGTCCCCATTGAGATAAAGCCAGTCCACCCACCACACTTCTACAGACTTGCTGGTGCTGAGCCAAGGAAGCTGTTCTGGGTGCGAGCACGAGGATATATTG gTGAAGGCAACATGAAGCTGCATTGCTGTGTTGCTGCGTATGTATCAGACTTTGCATTCCTGGGCACTGCACTGTTGCCTTATCCCAACTACAAGGCCAAGTTCTCAGCCTCTCTAGACCACGCCATGTGGTTCCACTCCACTTTCCGCAGTGATGAGTGGATGCTGTATGAGTGTGAGAGCCCATGGGCAG GGGGCAGTAGGGGACTGGTTCAAGGCCGACTGTGGAGAAGAGACGGGGTACTGGCTGCCTCCTGCTCCCAGGAGGGTGTCCTGAGAGTGACACCTGTTACAGAGCCCAGTAAACTATAA